tcaaaagttttccaagattcaaccactagctaggaacggtcaagcccaccgttttgaccgcattttgaaacgggcataaaaaattcaaaaaaaatcaaaaaattggaaaaccttcgcattgtgtcattatatgtgaccaagtttccagaaaaaataataaacttgtaatacataaattatttaaaaaaaagtgttctcagaaatgagctatcatgcatgaagattcatggctttcaagccaaatgatcaatcttatggccacattgatggcatagtttgttcaaatgatctcatattgtgcacaagggtgcatcttggaatggcaaacaatgttgcgtaaggaagttttcattttctttgcacggaaaattcagtttccattttccgagtgcgtgaaatgagtttttttatgaaggacctaccatatatttgttgcaaaattggaccaaatcaattttataaaatactaggccatatttaatgcacaattgacaaaatgcttgggtgtaaaaagttttgatccacctctagtgaaaaagacaaattcccgccaatttagttggaagcgggttaaatttgaactgcagctgcctcatagtttgctatttattttttccaaaaatcatttctagttacataagtacctatttaatcataaatacatggtttggtggcgatacgtcgaggtttggacggtggccgagggccccaactctagagcgcgtaaactcgcatgcccgccgcgtggtcaccgcgtgactgtggcgttgccatgtgttttgggctgcctaggcatgtctagtgggttgggcactccccaggtaggtgctaggaagaaaatcacaacataagattctcacgaggagaccgatcgaagatcaaacatgaataagcagccaagtgtttgattagcggtacgggaaatgcacatggctaatgggtgtgagttttggctgaggatgatcaattactaagaagaccgtcttcacaaattttcagctcaaaaggaggagcctaggtggtacttgctttgcaaagtaccacactggacataaatacgaatgttgaagccgggctcaaaataatgaatggattgagctggcatttggtggaggatggttatttgggtagaggaaagcactgtagaaaatggataccatttggacatgccaaagtgttttcctgaatagaataggaaaatgaatatttttgaattatttttaaACTAAACAAGGAAGgtttttttacatatttgacgaagatatgacccaaagaatttatgagatttttttgggaattttgggaatgacagaaatataggttgcttcacaacctagggcaaaaactgccacatggacatgacacataggcaaaactgatgaggtggcgcctagtcatagcaacccaccacaatttacaaggttatgaccatctatattggtcatgatcagctagaaataaggcagcggaccagtgctatctgctttatgaccatttcgtgtaaggaaattacgacatTTCTAACCAAAATagtcgttatagtttagggtttggagccccccgaacagcttttgaccaattggtctgaaatggtcatagatctatgaccaattcttccagggtcactgacagaaggtcactagttgacatatttcttgtagtgctcCCTAGTGGCTGCGAGCGCCCTGCCTCACAGGGTCAACAACAAGGTCAGCTCTGTTTCTCCCACttccctcccccctctccctcaaGTAGATTACTCTCTAATGGCAGCTCCCCTCTTTCCTGTGACGCTTAGCATTTAACAGTGACAACTTGGATGGCTTTCACTAGTTTTCGTTGATGATTAAACAAAGCATCATGCACAGTGCTATGGCTTAATTCTGGTATGCTATCCAAAAAATACATGGGTTTGACGATTGCACATTGGTCATTGTAGCTCATATTTTATACTGTGACATGTTCAAGAAGAAGCGTATCCATCTAGTGAAAATATACACATATTTACTGTATAAGTGCATGTTGGATTTTGTTCGGAATTTGTTGATACTTTTAAATAAGCATCTCATATTTCCCAAAAAAGGGGTTGAATGCAGGTTTAGTTCCAAAGCGCCTCACCCGTCGATTTAACTATATATCTGATGAAACGGTCTAGCACTCAAGCCCACTGCTTTTATTTTCAAAGGAGTGCAGAGAGAGTCGGAGCAAAAACACATGAACAGAGTAGATTTTGGTGAGAAGCTGAGAAAACCGTATATTTGGCATGCATATACGGATGTCGCGTCGTGTGTCAAAAAATAGTATGTCAACAGATTCTCGTGAGATGATGTGTCGGCCTCAGCTTGTGAGCTTGTGATATAGGAACATCCTATTAGTTCAAAAGTTGTTAAGCTTTCGTAGTCTGTCTGTACATGTAAGATTATTGGTGCCCAAAATATTAGTATCAGACACCATCAAAGCTTGGAGGTAAAAATGCGGTCAGCTCAAGTCAGCTTACATCCATGAACTAATTTAATAATAACTAGCAGCATGTTCATGTGTTGTTTTAGATTTTTATAAATGTCAAATTCACTTGACCAAAATAGTTAGAGAATAGTGTATATATTTCACCGCCGAGAGGTTCAAGTATATCATTCTTGTTTTCAATTTGGATTGATTGCAACCTTCCACGTGTAAAATTAGACTCTCGTTGTCTGTACCTTCTAATTTGCAACCTTGCAATTGGAGATGACTTCTCAGTTTGTTATGTTTTAGGAGGCTACGAAAACTTAACAACACATTTCTATGTTGCGTACGATGGTTAGATGAGAGCTCATTGACCAGTACTGCTCCGCCCTTGTCATTCTGCTGCTGCATCTTAATCTGAAATGGAGGAACTAACACGATGTAGCCTTTAGGAGGGCTCATGGTTCCAAAACACGCAAACTGTGTACCAACACTATAAGGTGAGAACAGTAGTCCAGAGAAAGAAAAGTAGTCGTACTTGTTTGCCGAAAAATCTTCCTGTCAATGAAAATTTGACCTGAGGGTCAGTGTATGCTTACAGGATGACCTAACTTGGTGATTTCATGATTTCTAATATGCAAAAGTTAACTACTATTTTGCCTTCTACTCTTTCTGGATGCACATTATATTTGGCACATTAGAATGGGCAGCCAAGTGTTGTACACTGCCATTTTGTTCACTAGTAAGATTTTTGATACTAGAGCAATTAAATTGCCAATGTCTGCTGCACTTTAATTGGTTTCCACAGCATGAAGTGGTTTACGACTACTCTTTGTCGGTCACCTTGTTCATTTTTATTTCCTATGTTGTTGTAATTTTCTTGTTATTCCAAAGTAAGCACTAGTAACGGGGGCTTTTCTGTTGTGTACCATCAAGTAGCAAAAGTGGATGCAATTTCTACTGGCAATGCTTGCTGAAACGGCGATTATTTTTGTCCTTCGTAATTAGTATTCCGTTGTGTTCGGTCTGGGATTCTGCAATTTCAAATGTATGTTTAGTTATGATTTCAAGTGGATGGATTAATGTTCTAATGTACTCTAATATTTGTGATGATGTCCACATACTTTTAGTGACCGACGTGTGATTTGTGATGTAGCAGAAGCTACTAATGAATCCAAATATATATGACATCTCCTACAGTACATGTATGTATAGTTTTTTGTGTAAAACTAAGAAGAGAGGGGCACCAGTACAAGTCTGAAACATTGTCTTATTTATCAAGGACAGATTGATTGATATATGAGAGCTTTGAGGTTGTTATTGCGAAAGGTATGTTCTATATGTAACTAGTACCAGGGGGTTTTCAAGAAATGTACACCGAGAACCCTCCACCTAAATCTGTACCACTCATCTTCCATCCAATGGCTCAGGTTCGTTTTTTCTATTCTTTCACCATAGACCCTGTTTCTATACTAGTCGCTCCCAGTTGGGGGTTGTAATTTAGACGGTATTGGAGTTCGGGGTTGTAAATTAGACCAGGGAAGAGTTCGGGGTTGAAATATGCACTTCTCTCATGTTGAAGTAGCCAAGTGTGTAGATTAGATTGGGTTGTGTGGGCAGAAGAACGTCATAATATTCATCCAGTTTGTCATGATTGTGGTGTTGTTTTTATCCTATGATCGTTGTGATCGTATGTAACATGCAATGAGAGCATCGGTTAGGGTGGTAAATGGTAAGCTCACCATATAGGGTACAAGATTACTACATCGAGGCCAATCTGTGGTACCAAATTAAACGCCGCATAGTGCATCAGCCCAGTCCAATGCAGGCAATCAAACGTATGGGGAGGAGTTGTTTTCCTAATGTATATGCAACTCATATGCAGACACCAAACCACGTGCACAACATGTTTTCTTTTTGCATGTATTCAATCATCAATCAGCCAAGCTAAACTCAGAGCCATGGATGCATGGAGGCAAAAAATGATACAGGTAACTAATCAGTCCTGAAGTAATTATTAGTACGACATCAATTATTGGGCTAGTGCTAGTTGGTAAAGACCACATGGACATAAGGTGACTTCTGACTAGGTACATCCCCATTTTGGAAACAGGGTCAAGGAGATAGCCAAGTTTGGGAAGCAGCCAAACGCGAGGAGGCAGCACCACTGGCCCCGGTTGTTCCCATCCATCCCAAAAGCATTGGAGGAGACAAGATATTTTCGAAGAGAGCACACCTGCATCATATAGCGTCCGTCCTACTCTCGTAAAGCTTAAGTGCAGCCCCAGCACCCATATTTTGTTACTACAAGCACAGTCCATATCTGTCGCGTTATCATCATCTGAGACTGTAGTGTACTAGTACAAGGGAAGCATAGTGTTTGTGCAGTTGATCGAGGCCATCGATCGCATTATCAACACAGTGCGATCGAAGAGAGGGACGAGGGCAGGCGTCCAGATCAAGAGGAACAAGCTTGAGAGAGACCACACGTACGTCCAGATGGTCGAGGCAGTTGGCCAGTTGGGTTAGCTGGGTTTTGATGCTTAGGTACGGTTATCATTTTCTGCACTGTTGGAGCACGCTCTGGTCGAAAAGGCGGCATGGTTTCAATGATATATCACCAGAACGCGATGGCGACGCCTACCAAGAAGGCTGGGGATCGATCGACACGCTACTAGTAGTGTGTGAAGGATTTTGTCCAGTTTTCCAAGCCCGCAGACGTCAATTATACTGTAAGCTCATCACACGGGTTACAGTATTAGTTTAGGCGTTTAGCGTCCTCCTGTCAAGCATAAAATTGGCCAGCGCCCGGCCCCTCTCTGCGAGCAATCCACCTGTCTGCCTGCCTTCTTTTGAGGGATTTTGACGTCCGGAGGTGAGTTAGAATAGAGGGAGCTCCCAGTGTCTGAGATCCGCCGCGCGGTCCTGGTGGAGAGAACTAGCTAGGCAGCAGGTAGTACATAGGATATAGCTAGGATGGACGGCCTCCACACGGAGCTCGCGCTGGGGCTGACCGGCGAGCTCCAGACGGCGCCGTTCGTGGCCAAGACGTACCAGCTGGTGAGCGACCCCAGGACGGACGCGCTCGTCAGGTGGGGGAGGGACAACAACAGCTTCCTCGTCACCGACGTCGCCGGCTTCTCGCAGCTCCTCCTCCCCTGCTTCTTCAAGCACGGCAACTTCTCCAGCTTCGTCCGCCAGCTCAACTCTTACGTGAGTACCCTTTCTCCAGCTTGCACGTGCACTGTACATACACTTGCTTGAAAGAAATATCTGCTAGTAGCTTAATTTGCTACGGTGAGGTTGTTGTGCAGGGCTTCCGGAAGGTGCACCCGGACCGATGGGAGTTCGCGCACGAGTCATTCCTGCGCGGCCAGACGCATCTTCTGCCGCGCATCGTGCGCCGCAAGAAGCGTGGCGAGGCCTCTTGCTCGGCTCTAGTCGGCAGCGGCGAGCAGCACGTGATGGCCAATATAGGAGCGGAagtggaggaggaagaggacgacgAGGGGAGGGAGGCGCTGCTCGAGGAGGTTCGGAGGCTGCGGCAGGAGCAGACGGCTATCGGGGAGCAGCTGGCGCAGATGGCCAGGCGACTGCAGGCCACGGAGCGGCGGAGTGACCGGCTCATGCCCTTACTTGCCCGGCTCGACGAGGATCCCAGGGCCACCTCCCTCCACCTTCTCCAACAGGCGGCCGAGAAGAAGCGCCAGCACACGCAGTTGCGTTCCCGTGATTTTGCTTCCTCTCCCATTGCACCACCGCTTCAACCGGCACCTTCACCGCTATTGGCTCCCGGGGACGTGGCCATGGGCGGAGCTATAGTCTGGCAATGGGTGGAGCCGATGTCGCCAACCTTCGAGCAGACCTCCCTGAGCTCCGGGGTGCAGCAGGTGCCGGAGTTCGAGGGCCGCGGCAGCGGCATGGGCCTAACTGACAGTGGGACCGCGGTGGAGACCCCCTTCCCGTTCTGCCTACTTGGTCAGTGTTTCTTCTAAACACGGCGCGTAGTGCATGCACATGCAATAGTACCTTCTTCTACTTAGTAATTTAGCAATCATTTGTATCCATTTTTTTAAGTCGGCACCATTGATGCGGGGAGCGAGATGTATGTCATCGAGCAGTTCCTCGATTACAAAATGGTCGAGAATCGTTCTGTATTGGAATaggctcatgagataatatgcatAGCTAACGAGCTCGAACTTCCTAAGTGCGAATTACCAGGCAAATTTGCCACGGCATGCATAATCGCTAAGCTCCCTAATTCCTAGAGGAACTTTGCTACCACTTTGAAACATCAGAGGCGTGAATTCTCAGTAGAGGATGTCATCGGCCTTCTGAGTGTTGAGCAGAACTCGAGAGCAAAGGAGTCGCACGGAAAAGGGGTTGAAGGTACTTCTGTCGCCAATATGGTACATCAGAGGAACTTCAATTCCCACAAGCCCAAGGAAAATAATTATGTCCAACAAAATACCGActttaagaagggtaagaagatcTTCAGGAAGAACAAGGGAGATGGCTGCTTcacttgtggttcggaggaacattgggccaacaagtgcccaaacaagtacaagaagccacaGCGGGACTCTAAGTCTGCCAACATGATTGTGAGCAATAATGAGAATGGTGCATCTGGGTACGGTAATTTATTTACTGTGTTTTCAGTTTgtcagtccaccgattggtgggtggacacggtgcaaatattcatgtgtgtgctgacatttcattgttttcttcttaccagATCACAGGCCATGAGTCCGTATTGATGGCGAATGGTGcgagtgcttctgttcatggtgttggcatgGTCGATTTGAAGTTTACTTCAGGAAGGATCGTGCAACTGAAGAACGTGCTGCAAGTCTCGGCCATCAAGAAGAATCTCCTTAGTGGCTCCCTTCTTTGTAGAGAAGGGCTTAAGTTGGTCTTCGAGTCTAATAAAGTAGTTGTTACGAACTATGGACTTTTTGTTGAAAAGGTTATGAATGTGGAGGTCTGTTTCGCCTTTCCCTTGcagatttttgtaataaagtcgtgaacAATATTCATTCGAGTGTTAATGAATCGAAGTTAGGCATTCACGTATTTGACATATTAGTTTCGGTGTGATGAGGCGGAATTGAAATTAATCCCGAGTTTTACTTTAGCCAAAGATTCTAAGTGTCATTTGtgtgtgcaatctaagcaacctcgcaagtcTCACAAGGCTGCGTCGGAGAGACATTTGGCACcactagaactcatacattctgatctttgtgaaaTGAATGGTGTGCTGACTAAAGGTGGAAAAAAATACTTCATGACATATATAGATGGTTCCACTAGATATTGCTATGTATATCTATTAAATACTAAAGAcgaggctctacactactttaaagtctataaggcagaagttgagaatcaacttgaaaagaaaaataaacgaGTCCGGTCAGATCATGGTGAAGTATACTTCTCGAATGAGTGTGATTCTTTTTGTGCAGAACACGACATTGTTTATGAGAGGACGCCTTCCTATTCACCCTAGCCAAACAGGGTTGCAGAACGAgaaaaccgtactctaactgatttggttaacgtcATGTTAGATACATCGAGTTTATCCAAGGCTTAGTGGGGGAGTCTATATTGACATCATGTCATATTCTGAATAAAGTTCTGACAAAGGACAATGAGGTCACTCCCTATGAGCAATGGGAGAAAAGAAAGACGACACTCTCGTACTTGCGTACTTGGGCTacttggcgaaagtcaatgtgttgatccccaaaaagcgtaagcttggaccaaagaccgCAGACTGTGTTAATTTGGGCTATGCTAAGAAtagcgttggctatagatttctagtagtgaaatctgaggtTCCTGACGTGAAGGTCTGTACAATTATGGTgtctaaggatgctacattctttgaGGATATTTTTCCTATGAGAGATATGTAAAGCACTTCTAGACAGGAATCTAAGGAGACTCCCGAGCCTGCCATTCCTATGGAATATTATGaacaaacacatgatgaaaatcctgaggaggatgacgagaaaacccttggtaggggcaaGAGACATAGGACTCAAAGAACTTTGGTGATCATTTCCTTGTGTACCTCATGGatgatactcccacttctatttTATAGGCGTATACATCTCCAGAAGCTGACTACTGGAGAGATGTggtccgtagcgagatggattccatcatggctaacAGGACATGGGAAATTATCGAACGTCCCTATGGTTGTAAATTGTCGGAATGCAAGTGGGCATTTAAAAAGAAGTTGTGACActcccgattcaatcatacactaatcatacacacaaatgtgtacgatcaagatcagggactcacgggaagatatcacaacacaactctagacataAATTAAAAtcatacaagcttcatattacaggCCAGAGGCCTCAAGGGCTCGattacataagctcgaatacaagcgagtcagcggaagcaacaatacctgagtacagacataagttaaacaagtttgccttaagaaggctagcacaaaagtaacacaatcgaaaaggcaaggcctccttcctgggagcctcctaactactcctggtcatcggcggcctccacgtagtagtaggcaccctcgggggaGTAGTAGTCGTCGTCggtggtggcatctggctcctgggatccGTCATCTGATCGCAGCAATCAGGTATAGGGGGAAACGaagtagcaaagcaaccgtgagtactcatacAAAGTACTCGCAAGAGTTACGTCAGAACTACGCTAAgtatgcatcggtatcaaagGAATGGGGCTATATCTttggactaaactgcagaatgccagaatagaggggaaggcctacctatcgaagactagcatcttcaagcatcttgcagcattagAAGAGATAAGAGTAACATATTATAATAGTAGTAAGCATGTTGTGACTACGCCCAAAGATCACTTTCTCGACTCCCtgtgagaaagcaatcccagagccatcaTATCCATTCCATGCCTCagcatccagttctagttgtatcgatcgggatacaactccgaaCGTCCGTTACCGTGAGcacggctattcgaatatattaaacttccctgcaggggtgcacaaacttacccaacacgctcaatcaactccggccggacacaccaTCAGGTCATGACCGGCCTCGGCCAATCAACACACCAtagtcctacctaggctcaacagagaggccatcaagccggtctacatcctaagcgtgcaggggtcttgggcccatcgccctttgcacTCCTACATGTTGCGAACGTGGCCGGTGTCAGTCCTGGCAACCTCCTTATACAAGGCAGGTGCTTACATGGGCCACCCGGGCGCGCTCCGCTCAGCCGTTGACGTCGGAAGAGCTTTCAGCTCATACATACGACGCAGAGTGCCCATACTTATTCCCGCGTGGTGGTCAGTGCTAAAAGGCCAGAGGCCTACTCGCATCACATATCCAAATCGTTAGTGTCTTGGGAGCATGCGGTAACGATCAATGATCCACGATATGTTGTCCCATCGCCCCGTCTCACGGACTTACGGCAAGGGCTAATAATGCCCGACCGTGACGCGTAGAAAACTCACgggtaccctccaggtcaacccaaCTTCACATCACTCGTCACATTTCTCTCGCGGGTACCCCTTGGGGCCAACCCGACTTCATCATGGTTCTATGGTAAAGTCAAAGTAACCTTGTGTCCAAAACAACAAGGGggaaacccgaggaatcacccttgatggATTCCCACTCGATGTAACCATCAAGGTGGacttggaggaatcaccctcgatggtccacacttgaggggttgcacgacagagtcgttatcgcgagtggtgaaggaggaatcaccctcgaagACCACGACCGATTAGCTACACTACAAAGTTAACATCAAAAGTGCTatacgaggtatcaccctcggcactcgatagtagctctgcagaggcGTACAACTAAGAGGTGTGTGATGTGATGTGTCGGGCTCTGGATGTCGATCATGTTGATGGAGTCATCGGTCATCTAGCTGGGGCAACTCGGACAAGGTGAGGGGTCACtggtggatcactaaccaacctatactaagcagtttaggataaatAGGTAAGGTAACAATTGCAGGTTACTGTCACAGCCCTAGATTACTGCTTGTAACTAGTTGCACTTGAGAGcatcatgcatcatgtttaatttcAGGAAATCTGAATTGAGGAAATCTGAAGCCTCAAAAACTTAAATAAAAGAAGGGCAAAGAACCCTGGAAATTTCATTCTTTGTTTCCAAGATGTCCTTATGCAATGTTTGAGAATTTTGGCAAGAGCTATATATCAAACCAAAATTTAGGAACATTTTAAGGATTTATTTTTGGGACTTTTGAATTTATATCATTAgctatttgaatttgaattatatTCATATAATTAGAATATAATTTCAAATACCTCTAAAATGTTTTATGTGCTTTTGTAAGTCCATGAAGCAACATACAATACTTGGAGGATTTTTGGAATTGTTTGAATTCTCTTGAATTTGAAAACAGTGGCAAAAGATATTAATAAAAGAAAACATAACAGAAATTAAAAAAGGCACAAACCCACCTGGGCCAACTTacctggccggcccagctggTTGGCCCAGCCCACCAGTAGCTTGCCAGTCGtcctcaacctctgccagtaggcagaggcgaaGGCGGGCACGGCGCGCGCTGAggccgccacctcctccctgcctgcctCACGCCCCCGAGGCTCTCTCCCAGCACCACGGAGATGGCCACGAACCCCCCCTCACTCTCTGGttctctccccctcgctcctTTGTTTTCCATCCCCATGGCCGAGCATGCCCACCGCCACCGACGCCGTTCGCCGTGGCCAGAGCCACTGCCCCGCCTCTCCGTCGTGTTTAGAAGAACCGCCCTGTCGCCCTACTTCTCCTCGTCGAGCCGCGCAACACCGGACACcccacagcatcgccatcttcaACGTCTTCATCGTCAGCCGCCGGAGATCACCATCGCCGCCCCGTCGTCTCCAGCCTTCCACCAAGCCCGCTGACCGTCCCCGCGAGTTCTCTGTGAGGACTCCTTTGtttccccctcctccccttcttGTTCCCGTGCCATAGCTGCCGTCCCCGCGAGCACCGAGCTCCGGCCATCGCCATGGCCGGCGAACCTCGCCCTCTGGAGCTCTTCCGCTCGCTCCAGTAGCTCCCGCGTGCTCGCCGTGTCCCCAGGATCCCGACGCGCCCCTTTGCTCTCTGGCTAACGCGCTGCAGCCCTGCGCCCGCAACtagccgagctccggccgccgcccagcTCGCTGCCGTCGCTGCCACCGGCCACCCAGCTCGCCCCGCGTGCTCCACCAGATGCGCCTCGCTCCCAGCGTTCTGTAGCCGCAAAGCCGCGCGCGAAACGATGCCCCGTAGCGCGTTTCCGGTGAGCCTCCGCCACGACTGGACGTCGCCGGCGTCTAACTGGTGGTTAACCTGGGTTTAGGTGACGTGGCGTCATTAGTTTAGTGTTAATCACGTGTTTAATTAACCCCCACCACGCGCAGTCACTGACAAGCGGGCCCCGCACATAACTAACCCCTGGTTAATATCCACCTAGCCACTGTgccactgacgtgtggaccccacacatcAGGTTTGAACTGGACCcggtctgttgacctgctgacgtcatgcttaCACAATGCTGACACAGTTAACAATTTTCTGGATTAATTATAATcctggaaattccagaaattgtttaaaacttcaaaaattcatagtaattcaactgtaactccaaatgaaataatttatatatgaaaaattatcagaaaac
The Aegilops tauschii subsp. strangulata cultivar AL8/78 chromosome 3, Aet v6.0, whole genome shotgun sequence genome window above contains:
- the LOC109781096 gene encoding heat stress transcription factor C-1a-like, whose translation is MDGLHTELALGLTGELQTAPFVAKTYQLVSDPRTDALVRWGRDNNSFLVTDVAGFSQLLLPCFFKHGNFSSFVRQLNSYGFRKVHPDRWEFAHESFLRGQTHLLPRIVRRKKRGEASCSALVGSGEQHVMANIGAEVEEEEDDEGREALLEEVRRLRQEQTAIGEQLAQMARRLQATERRSDRLMPLLARLDEDPRATSLHLLQQAAEKKRQHTQLRSRDFASSPIAPPLQPAPSPLLAPGDVAMGGAIVWQWVEPMSPTFEQTSLSSGVQQVPEFEGRGSGMGLTDSGTAVETPFPFCLLGQCFF